From the genome of Spinacia oleracea cultivar Varoflay chromosome 2, BTI_SOV_V1, whole genome shotgun sequence, one region includes:
- the LOC110793226 gene encoding extensin isoform X1, with protein MSYKTKRTLVAINEGSSIAASKSPKSSDPSTQNWGPFSLPTLGVSQTFGTVSQPIKQPVAAKKTMVAPQSSLPRPTSMVSKPQLKALSKPSFTQTKPSSNPLQQPILPTLTGTTQSRWYKGPTFPNLTEIATQKASTPNPHQPTMQPVLQPFKATLQPSLQPFKASQQPQTATNQPQKATHQLHKATQQPQKATQQPVSSFTSVKPHLEKRAFVAPLGATKHVMSQSPTPPDTMAMKKRTGKQEGQLPPTYMHVSENAFQPLRSPPSNQVESEVMPNYNWDEFEESASESENEFDQGEGSDTAVKKATLRHRIIIPNWPESREFD; from the coding sequence ATGAGTTAcaagactaaaagaacattgGTAGCTATTAACGAAGGGTCGAGTATTGCTGCATCCAAGTCCCCAAAATCTTCTGATCCATCCACCCAAAACTGGGGACCGTTCAGTCTTCCAACACTTGGAGTGTCACAGACATTTGGGACGGTATCACAACCCATTAAGCAACCAGTAGCTGCTAAAAAAACCATGGTTGCACCACAATCATCCTTGCCTCGGCCTACTTCCATGGTTTCAAAGCCACAACTGAAGGCATTATCAAAACCATCCTTTACCCAGACAAAACCATCCTCTAACCCACTACAACAACCAATTCTGCCCACTCTTACAGGAACAACACAAAGTAGATGGTATAAAGGACCTACGTTTCCCAATCTGACTGAAATTGCAACACAAAAAGCGTCAACACCGAATCCACACCAGCCTACTATGCAGCCTGTGTTGCAGCCTTTCAAAGCTACCTTGCAGCCTTCTTTGCAGCCTTTCAAAGCTTCCCAACAGCCTCAAACAGCTACCAATCAGCCTCAAAAAGCTACCCATCAGCTTCACAAAGCTACACAACAGCCTCAAAAAGCTACACAACAGCCGGTATCTTCTTTTACAAGTGTCAAACCACATTTAGAGAAAAGAGCATTTGTTGCACCTTTGGGAGCAACAAAACATGTGATGTCACAATCTCCTACACCACCAGACACCATGGCAATGAAAAAGAGAACCGGGAAGCAAGAAGGTCAGTTGCCTCCAACATACATGCATGTGAGTGAGAATGCATTTCAACCTCTGCGATCTCCTCCATCCAATCAGGTTGAGAGTGAAGTTATGCCAAACTACAACTGGGACGAATTTGAAGAATCGGCTTCTGAGAGTGAAAATGAATTTGATCAAGGAGAAGGAAGTGATACTGCTGTGAAGAAAGCAACACTTCGACATCGAATCATTATTCCAAATTGGCCAGAATCGAGGGAGTTTGATTAG
- the LOC110793226 gene encoding uncharacterized protein isoform X2 translates to MIRKHFVLPDGPLVNKALVMRIDKPWNNHRYKLKKDFFDPVNKSREENYANVPEGVSTRSWTELVDYWLLLEAMEKSEMGKNARALQGNKHNSGATSFANRRVDMKEKKGVFSELAFFKSVYAKEDGSFKEGTLPHQFVEDANKKVQENLASSSSSKPVIEIENAVFNELMYKGEVPKRPLNYGFGVKQSDIFGVEGLLRKEGSSYVNNNAMEVENMKGEISVVKKQNEDLAQQNQVLNTKFEETTQSFKMIASFLGQVLKEVRKGNVSSNLLDGAESAITMVTDDSGGNGNNQVEK, encoded by the exons ATGATTCGG aaacattttgtGTTACCTGATGGACCTCTAGTTAACAAGGCACTAGTGATGCGTATTGACAAACCATGGAACAATCATCGATACAAATTGAAGAAGGATTTTTTCGATCCAGTGAATAAATCTCGAGAAGAGAACTATGCCAACGTGCCTGAGGGAGTGTCCACTAGGAGTTGGAcggaattggtagattattggcttTTACTAGAGGCCATG gaaaaatctgaaatgggAAAAAATGCTCGAGCTTTACAAGGCAATAAGCACAACAGTGGTGCTACAAGCTTTGCTAATCGAAGAGTTGATATG aaagagaagaaaggagTGTTTAGCGAATTGGCATTTTTCAAATCAGTTTACGCCAAAGAAGATGGAAGCTTTAAAGAGGGCACACTTCCTCATCAATTTGTG GAGGATGCCAACAAAAAGGTCCAAGAAAATCTTGCGAGTTCCTCTTCTTCAAAGCCCGTAATTGAAATTGAGAATGCAGTCTTTAATGAGCTCATGTATAAAGGTGAAGTACCTAAACGTCCTCTGAATTATGGATTTGGAGTGAAGCAAAGCGACATCTTTGGAGTGGAAGGTTTGCTGAGGAAAGAAGGGTCAAGCTATGTTAACAACAATGCTATGGAAGTGGAGAACATGAAAGGTGAAATATCAGTTGTCAAGAAGCAAAATGAGGACCTTGCGCAACAAAATCAAGTTCTGAACACCAAGTTTGAAGAAACAACACAATCATTTAAAATGATTGCTTCTTTTTTGGGACAAGTTTTGAAGGAAGTACGCAAAGGGAATGTTTCATCGAACCTTTTAGATGGTGCGGAATCAGCAATAACTATG GTTACTGATGATTCTGGTGGCAATGGTAACAACCAGGTCGAGAAATGA
- the LOC130467364 gene encoding uncharacterized protein — translation MNKSWIDLPTGHHEYIDGCMEFIEFSKQDLVEGKIRCPCKNCKVEKWFSVNEVERHILFKGFYKQYKDWIFHGKGDTFQRMFESDGGITSEGSLDNQSGFVGRDNMGGLLRSAFSVNMPPNCPNLEAREDDEWIEEPVAYDTDVEYDYSTIEEDVTYKKLLEASEEKLYEGCINFSKLSFLLHLFHLKCMNHWSIESFNMLLKLILDAFPQILDFPSSYYYSKKMIKDLGLGYEKIYACPNNCMLYWGEFLKKDKCHVCGTSRWKKTKDKRNVVSDQGTDTCKKGVPAKVMRYFPLIPRLKRIYMSSEIAEDMRWHDTERLGEDDKKILRHPSDGLAWKAFDERHSDFALDPRSVQLGLASDGFNPYRLMNTTYSTWPVMLIPYNLPPWLCMKPCSFILSTLIPGKSSPGNDIDVYLQPLVHELKLLWTGVEAFDAFAGEKFNLRAALLWTINDFPGYAMLSGLSTKGYNACSTPSDRFGSKICYCSYRKWLPADHPYRCQGDKFCEKFGTNEWGKAPSRPSGTDILRQQEKVKHVYGKSKAPPKKRQRGHDDDDDVQDESDFGTKRRIFFDLVYWEHNLLRHNLDVMHIEKNVSENILGTLLSMDKSRDSRNDREALEAWRIKSHLWLRTNPNGGECMPPASYSMSTEEKERFLNVLQKIKVPDGYGFNLSSCVNMKQRKLINLKSHDNHFLMQDILPVALRASKATKVIDLLARLSSFFKKLCSTTIDPDDLDGLQNEIILTLCELEKEFLPSFFKIMVHLLIHLVEEVKLGGPVQYRWLYPIERYLSHLKLHVTNKAQPEGSIAEGFLLEEISKFCLRYLQGVKTIFNIPKRMDDDIPNPNDYLFNSGGRVIGKEVSIRLDDKSIKQAHRYILLHFDEIKGDLDEFLTEKRQMNLQNPVTESDENATTEDGKLRKALAGGLHSYGRKLKGYIINGYKFLSTDRDSRLLTQNSGIMVEADGDAYYGKVKDIYELDYYRDYKVVLFRCDWVDIHRGVEAYPNGGVCVNFSKLMHSGRLLQDDPFVFSSQAKQVFYIEDEIQKGWLHVVKNKPRDVFDLGDSLPVEEEGGTN, via the exons ATGAATAAAAGTTGGATCGATCTACCCACTGGTCATCATGAATATATCGACGGTTGTATGGAATTTATTGAGTTTTCCAAGCAAGATCTAGTCGAAGGAAAAATTAGATGTCCATGTAAGAACTGTAAGGTAGAGAAATGGTTCTCCGTAAATGAAGTGGAGAGGCATATTTTGTTTAAGGGATTTTATAAGCAATATAAGGATTGGATTTTTCATGGTAAAGGGGATACGTTTCAGCGTAtgtttgagagtgatggagggaTTACTAGTGAAGGATCCCTTGATAACCAAAGTGGGTTTGTAGGTCGAGATAATATGGGAGGGCTATTAAGATCAGCATTTAGTGTTAATATGCCTCCCAATTGCCCAAATTTAGAAGCACGAGAGGATGATGAATGGATTGAGGAGCCCGTGGCCTATGACACAGATGTAGAATATGATTATTCTACAATAGAAGAAGATGTGACATATAAGAAGTTGCTTGAAGCTTCTGAGGAGAAATTGTACGAGGGGTGTATCAACTTTTcaaagttatcttttctgttaCACTTGTTTCACTTGAAGTGTATGAATCACTGGTCCATAGAATCTTTCAATATGTTGTTGAAGCTAATTCTAGATGCATTTCCTCAAATACTTGATTTTCCCTCTTCTTATTATTACAGtaagaaaatgataaaagaCTTGGGCCTTGGGTATGAAAAGATTTATGCTTGTCCGAATAATTGCATGTTGTATTGGGGTGAATTTTTAAAGAAAGACAAGTGTCATGTTTGTGGTACATCGAGGTGGAAGAAAACTAAGGATAAGCGCAACGTTGTAAGTGATCAAGGTACGGACACTTGTAAGAAAGGTGTGCCAGCTAAGGTAATGCGATATTTCCCTCTTATACCGAGACTAAAAAGAATCTACATGTCATCAGAAATAGCAGAAGATATGAGATGGCATGATACAGAGCGATTGGGTGAAGATGATAAGAAGATTTTAAGGCATCCTTCAGATGGCTTAGCATGGAAGGCATTTGATGAGCGTCACAGTGATTTTGCATTAGACCCTCGTAGTGTTCAATTAGGTcttgcgagtgatggttttaatCCTTACCGTTTAATGAACACCACTTATAGTACGTGGCCAGTGATGTTGATTCCTTATAATCTTCCACCATGGTTATGTATGAAACCGTGTTCTTTCATTCTGTCCACGCTTATTCCTGGAAAATCAAGTCCCGGAAATGATATTGACGTGTATCTGCAGCCATTAGTGCATGAATTGAAATTGCTGTGGACAGGGGTTGAAGCTTTTGATGCTTTTGCCGGAGAGAAATTTAATTTGCGTGCGGCTTTGCTTTGGACTATTAATGACTTTCCTGGCTATGCAATGCTCTCTGGTTTGAGCACAAAAGGTTACAATGCATGTTCCACGCCTTCTGATAGATTTGGGAGCAAGATTTGCTATTGTAGCTATAGAAAATGGTTACCTGCAGATCACCCATATCGATGTCAAGGTGACAAGTTTTGTGAGAAATTTGGAACTAATGAGTGGGGTAAAGCCCCATCTCGTCCTAGCGGCACTGATATATTGAGGCAGCAAGAAAAGGTGAAGCATGTTTACGGAAAGTCGAAGGCACCACCGAAAAAGAGGCAAAGAGGACacgatgatgacgatgatgtcCAAGATGAAAGTGACTTTGGTACCAAGAGAAGAATATTCTTTGATTTGGTGTATTGGGAGCATAATCTTCTAAGGCATAATTTAGATGtgatgcacattgagaaaaacgTGTCTGAGAATATTTTGGGAACTCTTCTTAGTATGGATAAGAGTAGAGATAGTAGGAATGATCGAGAAGCCCTTGAAGCATGGAGAATAAAGTCTCACCTTTGGCTGAGAACTAATCCTAACGGAGGTGAATGCATGCCTCCGGCTTCCTATTCTATGTCTACGGAGGAGAAGGAGAGGTTCCTAAATGTTTTGCAGAAAATTAAAGTTCCTGATGGATATGGATTCAACCTTTCTAGTTGTGTGAATATGAAGCAAAGGAAGTTGATTAACCTCAAAAGTCATGACAACCATTTTCTAATGCAGGATATCCTTCCCGTTGCCTTAAGGGCCTCTAAAGCTACAAAAGTAATTGACTTGTTGGCTAGATTGTCTTCCTTTTTCAAGAAGTTGTGCTCTACTACTATTGATCCAGATGATTTAGATGGTCttcaaaatgaaattattttaacTCTTTGTGAGTTGGAAAAGGAGTTTCTGCCTTCATTTTTCAAAATCATGGTCCATTTGTTGATTCACTTAGTGGAGGAGGTTAAACTTGGTGGACCAGTGCAATACAGATGGTTGTATCCCATTGAAAG GTACTTGTCCCATTTGAAATTACATGTAACCAATAAAGCCCAACCTGAAGGATCTATTGCAGAAGGCTTCCTTTTAGAGGAGATAAGTAAGTTTTGTTTGAGATATCTTCAAGGTGTTAAGACCATTTTCAACATACCGAAAAGGATGGATGATGACATTCCAAATCCCAATGATTACTTGTTTAATTCTGGTGGTCGAGTTATTGGGAAGGAGGTCAGCATTCGCCTTGATGACAAAAGCATAAAACAAGCTCATCGCTACATTTTGCTTCACTTTGATGAGATAAAAGGGGATCTGGA TGAATTTTTAACCGAGAAACGTCAAATGAACTTACAAAATCCTGTCACGGAGAGTGATGAAA ATGCAACCACCGAAGATGGGAAACTAAGAAAAGCTTTGGCGGGTGGTTTGCATTCTTATGgtagaaaattaaaaggataCATAATCAATGGATACAAATTCCTTTCCACGGATCGCGATTCtcgtcttttgacacaaaattctGGAATTATGGTCGAAGCGGATGGAGATGCCTACTATGGAAAAGTGAAAGATATCTATGAATTAGATTATTACAGAGATTACAAAGTTGTATTGTTTCGTTGTGATTGGGTAGACATTCATAGGGGTGTAGAAGCATATCCAAATGGCGGAGTATGTGTCAATTTCTCTAAATTGATGCATTCTGGACGATTGTTGCAAGATGATCCATTTGTATTCTCATCTCAAGCAAAACAAGTTTTTTACATAGAAGATGAGATACAAAAGGGATGGTTGCATGTTGTTAAGAACAAGCCTAGAGATGTGTTTGATTTAGGGGATTCTTTACCAGTAGAGGAAGAGGGTGGGACCAATTGA